In Neofelis nebulosa isolate mNeoNeb1 chromosome 10, mNeoNeb1.pri, whole genome shotgun sequence, one DNA window encodes the following:
- the LOC131488578 gene encoding olfactory receptor 52B4-like, with translation MASFNHTGVNHIVFYLLGIPGREDLHIWISIPLLISYVFALLGNGLLIYIILTKSSLHEPMYLFLCMLAGVDIVFATTTEPKALAIFWFNNREISLNSCIAQLYFQHSSFISESGILLIMAFDRYIAICYPLRYTMILTHSLIGKIGVAVHLRAHCTIFPMIFLLKRLTFCRNNILPHTFCEHIGLAKYACDDIRVNIWYGFFVLMSTVILDIVLIFVSYTLILHAVYCIPSRDARHKALNTCGSHVCVIVLFYGPGIFSVLTQRFGRHIPLHVHILLANVSMLAPPMLNPIIYGVKIKQIRDQVVYVLFLKQK, from the coding sequence ATGGCTAGCTTCAATCACACTGGTGTTAACCATATAGTCTTCTATCTGCTGGGCATTCCAGGCCGAGAAGACCTACACATATGGATTTCCATCCCCTTACTCATCTCCTATGTCTTTGCTCTTCTTGGAAATGGTCTGCTCATCTATATTATCCTCACCAAGAGCAGCCTCCATGAACCTATGTATCTTTTCCTCTGCATGCTGGCTGGAGTTGACATTGTCTTTGCCACAACCACAGAACCCAAGGCATTGGCCATTTTTTGGTTCAATAATAGGGAGATCTCTCTTAATAGCTGCATTGCCCAGCTCTACTTCCAGcattcctccttcatttctgagtCTGGCATCTTGCTGATTATGGCATTTGACCGCTACATTGCAATATGTTACCCACTGAGGTACACCATGATACTCACTCATTCTCTGATAGGGAAAATTGGTGTGGCTGTTCACTTGAGAGCACATTGTACAATTTTCCCCATGATATTTCTTCTGAAGAGACTCACTTTTTGCAGAAATAACATCCTACCACATACATTCTGTGAACACATTGGTTTGGCCAAGTATGCCTGTGATGATATCCGTGTAAACATCTGGTATGGATTTTTTGTCCTAATGTCCACAGTGATCCTAGACATTGTCCTCATTTTTGTTTCCTATACTCTGATACTCCATGCTGTCTACTGTATCCCTTCCCGAGATGCTCGCCACAAAGCTCTCAACACATGTGGCTCCCATGTCTGTGTCATTGTCCTTTTTTATGGGCCTGGGATCTTCTCGGTTCTCACTCAGCGCTTTGGACGTCACATCCCACTACATGTCCACATTCTGTTGGCCAATGTCAGCATGCTTGCTCCACCGATGCTGAATCCTATCATTTATGGGGTCAAAATAAAACAGATACGAGACCAAGTAGTTTATGTGTTGTTTCTAAAGCAGAAATGA